In a single window of the Elaeis guineensis isolate ETL-2024a chromosome 6, EG11, whole genome shotgun sequence genome:
- the LOC105046554 gene encoding E3 ubiquitin protein ligase DRIP2 isoform X1, translating into MATDGSGAAARPPQVVMVKREVLAACMTCPLCHKLLRDATTISECLHTFCRKCILEKLTDEESDCCPICNTDLGCASIEKLRPDHSLQDVRAKIFPFKRRKVNALEVVPPIALPVRRKERSLSSLVVNTPRIATQTGLTGRRTKAVARRAAALRGLSPVINQSIKKEDNNADKQAEDSNSTETSSKMTQNRRQTSSKAEPSNHRPNRDTENGEESFLDKTELWKPLNCLVEVANRTKSPKSSPQSPVIKAEQINGADNEVQFHKVRNREHPNKLKIHDEKNESVPMPPVVVRARRLQGNSRKRKELGTSTQALLDSASAQRERRINQVWFSLVSSFDQEGDSPLPQIPANYLRIKDGNLTVSFIQKYLAKKLDIASEAEVEIKCRGQLVNPSLTLHNLVDMWLRGGSAQKVQASSGTSAKEFVMVLAYGRRKIPAA; encoded by the exons ATGGCGACCGATGGGTCCGGGGCGGCGGCGCGGCCGCCGCAGGTGGTGATGGTCAAGAGGGAGGTGCTGGCCGCGTGCATGACGTGTCCCCTCTGTCACAAGCTCCTCCGCGACGCCACCACCATCTCCGAATGCCTCCACACGT TTTGCAGGAAGTGTATCCTGGAGAAACTCACTGACGAGGAGTCAGATTGCTGCCCAATATGCAACACTGATCTGGGTTGTGCTTCAATAGAGAAGCTCAG ACCTGATCACAGTCTACAAGATGTGAGGGCAAAGATATTTCCATTCAAACGAAGAAAGGTTAATGCTCTGGAAGTTGTACCTCCCATTGCACTGCCTgttagaagaaaagaaagatcgcTTTCTTCTTTGGTAGTCAACACTCCTCGAATAGCAACACAGACAGGTCTGACAGGAAGAAGGACAAAAGCTGTAGCTAGAAGGGCTGCTGCACTACGTGGATTGAGCCCTGTTATTAATCAGTCTATTAAAAAAGAAGATAATAATGCTGACAAGCAAGCAGAAGACTCAAACTCGACTGAGACTTCGAGCAAGATGACTCAGAACAGAAGACAG ACTTCTTCAAAAGCAGAGCCATCTAACCATAGACCTAACAGAGATACAGAGAATGGTGAAGAGTCCTTTCTGGATAAGACTGAGCTTTGGAAACCTTTAAATTGCCTGGTTGAAGTTGCAAACAGAACAAAGTCTCCTAAGTCTAGTCCACAGAGTCCTGTTATAAAGGCAGAGCAAATCAATGGTGCTGATAATGAAGTACAGTTTCATAAAGTGAGGAATAGGGAACATCCGAATAAATTGAAAATTCATGATGAGAAGAATGAAAGTGTTCCAATGCCTCCAGTGGTGGTGAGAGCTAGGAGGTTGCAGGGAAATAGCCGAAAGAGGAAAGAGTTAGGAACCTCAACTCAGGCACTGCTTGATTCTGCAAGTGCCCAACGTGAAAGGAGGATAAATCAAGTTTGGTTTTCATTAGTTTCCTCTTTTGATCA GGAAGGAGATTCGCCATTGCCCCAGATACCTGCAAATTACTTGAGGATCAA GGATGGTAATCTAACTGtttctttcatccaaaaatacCTTGCAAAGAAGCTTGATATTGCAAGTGAAGCTGAG GTGGAAATTAAGTGTCGAGGCCAACTAGTGAACCCCAGTCTGACCCTGCACAATTTAGTAGATATGTGGCTAAGGGGGGGGTCGGCACAGAAGGTGCAAGCATCCAGTGGTACCTCAGCCAAGGAATTTGTGATGGTGCTTGCTTATGGTCGTCGCAAGATTCCCGCCGCATGA
- the LOC105046554 gene encoding E3 ubiquitin protein ligase DRIP2 isoform X2 has product MATDGSGAAARPPQVVMVKREVLAACMTCPLCHKLLRDATTISECLHTFCRKCILEKLTDEESDCCPICNTDLGCASIEKLRPDHSLQDVRAKIFPFKRRKVNALEVVPPIALPVRRKERSLSSLVVNTPRIATQTGLTGRRTKAVARRAAALRGLSPVINQSIKKEDNNADKQAEDSNSTETSSKMTQNRRQTSSKAEPSNHRPNRDTENGEESFLDKTELWKPLNCLVEVANRTKSPKSSPQSPVIKAEQINGADNEVQFHKVRNREHPNKLKIHDEKNESVPMPPVVVRARRLQGNSRKRKELGTSTQALLDSASAQRERRINQVWFSLVSSFDQEGDSPLPQIPANYLRIKWKLSVEAN; this is encoded by the exons ATGGCGACCGATGGGTCCGGGGCGGCGGCGCGGCCGCCGCAGGTGGTGATGGTCAAGAGGGAGGTGCTGGCCGCGTGCATGACGTGTCCCCTCTGTCACAAGCTCCTCCGCGACGCCACCACCATCTCCGAATGCCTCCACACGT TTTGCAGGAAGTGTATCCTGGAGAAACTCACTGACGAGGAGTCAGATTGCTGCCCAATATGCAACACTGATCTGGGTTGTGCTTCAATAGAGAAGCTCAG ACCTGATCACAGTCTACAAGATGTGAGGGCAAAGATATTTCCATTCAAACGAAGAAAGGTTAATGCTCTGGAAGTTGTACCTCCCATTGCACTGCCTgttagaagaaaagaaagatcgcTTTCTTCTTTGGTAGTCAACACTCCTCGAATAGCAACACAGACAGGTCTGACAGGAAGAAGGACAAAAGCTGTAGCTAGAAGGGCTGCTGCACTACGTGGATTGAGCCCTGTTATTAATCAGTCTATTAAAAAAGAAGATAATAATGCTGACAAGCAAGCAGAAGACTCAAACTCGACTGAGACTTCGAGCAAGATGACTCAGAACAGAAGACAG ACTTCTTCAAAAGCAGAGCCATCTAACCATAGACCTAACAGAGATACAGAGAATGGTGAAGAGTCCTTTCTGGATAAGACTGAGCTTTGGAAACCTTTAAATTGCCTGGTTGAAGTTGCAAACAGAACAAAGTCTCCTAAGTCTAGTCCACAGAGTCCTGTTATAAAGGCAGAGCAAATCAATGGTGCTGATAATGAAGTACAGTTTCATAAAGTGAGGAATAGGGAACATCCGAATAAATTGAAAATTCATGATGAGAAGAATGAAAGTGTTCCAATGCCTCCAGTGGTGGTGAGAGCTAGGAGGTTGCAGGGAAATAGCCGAAAGAGGAAAGAGTTAGGAACCTCAACTCAGGCACTGCTTGATTCTGCAAGTGCCCAACGTGAAAGGAGGATAAATCAAGTTTGGTTTTCATTAGTTTCCTCTTTTGATCA GGAAGGAGATTCGCCATTGCCCCAGATACCTGCAAATTACTTGAGGATCAA GTGGAAATTAAGTGTCGAGGCCAACTAG